A single genomic interval of Chitinophaga sp. 180180018-3 harbors:
- a CDS encoding DUF445 domain-containing protein, which yields MIFLLPVIAAVIGWFMNSLAINIIFRKFSQNQSGIAAGLGAYAGSQLFSINDIKSRLTDPEKIRSIIPVVETHLDSFLRERLPKAMPVLSMFIGDSTINQIKSHLVTELDALFPILISQYLDNVQQDLNLEKIVTDKISSISAEKLESTTRQQFGKELNQFRLLGALTGLITGLLAIVITLIGHQ from the coding sequence ATGATCTTTTTGCTCCCGGTTATTGCTGCTGTTATCGGTTGGTTTATGAACAGCCTGGCCATTAATATCATCTTCCGTAAATTCTCTCAAAATCAATCCGGCATTGCCGCTGGCCTGGGCGCGTATGCCGGCTCACAATTATTTTCCATCAATGATATAAAAAGCAGGCTTACTGATCCGGAGAAAATACGCTCCATTATTCCGGTAGTAGAAACACACCTCGACTCCTTCCTTCGCGAAAGGCTCCCGAAAGCAATGCCTGTGCTGTCGATGTTCATAGGCGATAGCACCATCAATCAGATAAAATCACATCTCGTTACCGAACTTGATGCGCTGTTCCCGATCCTGATCAGTCAGTACCTCGACAATGTGCAGCAGGATCTGAATCTTGAAAAAATCGTAACAGATAAAATCAGCAGCATTTCTGCCGAAAAACTGGAAAGCACTACCCGTCAGCAATTCGGGAAAGAACTAAACCAGTTCCGTCTTCTCGGCGCACTAACCGGGCTGATTACCGGCCTGCTCGCTATTGTTATCACGCTGATCGGCCACCAGTAA
- a CDS encoding lipase family protein: MKFGISLCCFLFLLFAGNSCFAQHLLPGFDPMEYDDLLKMMERVVDTPWTNVKSKPPRNARMVYRSATSGLENRWDLWLRDDRTVVIVIRGTNGTADSWLENFYAGMIPSQGVLRLNDSTSFPYKVAEDPKAYVHAGWMIGVAAMAPEMIRKINEYYQQGIHDFIVFGHSQGGAISFLMRSYLAYADGLPKDIVFKTYASAAPKPGNLYYAYDFDRICAGGWGLRVVNTRDWVAETPFSIQTTRDFTAVSPFANINAALKQQKWPVRSVLRYMYGRLDRPTKRSARRMQRILGKLAYKRVKKILPEYERPPFVNSHNYTPAGTPVILYPVAGYDDTFPFNGKNIFVHHMPAVYRWELEKIYHISTD, translated from the coding sequence ATGAAGTTTGGTATTTCGCTGTGCTGTTTTCTATTTTTATTATTTGCAGGAAATAGTTGTTTTGCGCAGCATTTGTTGCCCGGCTTTGATCCCATGGAATACGATGACCTGCTGAAAATGATGGAACGAGTTGTCGATACCCCGTGGACGAATGTAAAAAGTAAGCCACCCCGCAATGCCCGGATGGTGTACCGCTCAGCTACATCTGGTTTGGAGAACCGCTGGGATCTATGGCTGCGCGATGATCGCACGGTCGTTATTGTAATCCGCGGTACCAACGGCACGGCCGACTCCTGGCTGGAAAATTTCTATGCAGGTATGATCCCCTCTCAGGGCGTACTCCGGCTCAACGACAGCACCAGCTTCCCCTATAAAGTGGCAGAAGATCCGAAAGCATATGTACATGCCGGCTGGATGATAGGCGTAGCTGCGATGGCGCCGGAAATGATCCGAAAAATTAACGAATACTATCAGCAAGGCATACACGATTTTATTGTATTCGGGCATAGCCAGGGAGGGGCTATCAGTTTCCTGATGCGTTCTTATCTTGCCTATGCAGATGGACTACCGAAAGATATTGTATTCAAGACCTACGCCAGTGCGGCGCCTAAGCCTGGTAATCTTTATTATGCCTACGATTTCGACCGGATTTGTGCCGGAGGCTGGGGATTACGGGTGGTGAACACCCGCGACTGGGTGGCGGAAACGCCTTTCTCCATACAAACTACCAGAGATTTTACGGCGGTCAGCCCATTCGCTAACATCAACGCCGCTTTGAAGCAGCAAAAGTGGCCGGTACGGAGTGTGCTACGGTATATGTACGGGCGGCTCGACAGGCCCACGAAGCGGTCGGCACGCCGGATGCAGCGGATATTGGGCAAACTCGCTTACAAGCGCGTAAAAAAAATACTGCCGGAGTATGAACGGCCGCCATTCGTAAACAGCCATAACTATACTCCGGCAGGCACGCCGGTCATCCTGTATCCGGTAGCGGGGTATGATGACACCTTTCCTTTCAACGGAAAAAATATCTTCGTACACCACATGCCAGCTGTTTACCGCTGGGAGCTGGAAAAGATTTATCACATCAGCACCGACTAA
- the aspA gene encoding aspartate ammonia-lyase, with product MSKRIEHDFLGEKEIPHDVYYGIQTLRAIENFHITGIPLKVEPIFVQALGYVKKGAAMANRDLGVLDKNIADYIIRACDRVIAGEFNDQFLSDLIQGGAGTSVNMNANEVIANIALEMMGKEKGQYEYCHPNNHVNCSQSTNDAYPTAFRIALINKLSGYQTTLSELATAFGAKGEEFKDILKMGRTQLQDAVPMSMGDEFKAFATNINEEFSRIEESKRLISEINMGATAIGTGVNAPKGYSQLVTKHLADITGLALILAGDLIEATYDTGAYVQLSGVLKRTAVKISKICNDLRLLSSGPRTGLNEINLPPMQPGSSIMPGKVNPVIPEVVNQTAFYVIGADLMVTMAAEAGQLQLNVMEPTIAFALFTAITYMNNACKTLKDKCVVGITANADRTREMVMQSIGIVTQLNPIIGYEKCSAIAREALETGKSVHDLAVKEKQWVTQEKWDEIFTFDNLIRPQFKQ from the coding sequence ATGTCAAAGAGAATTGAGCACGACTTTCTGGGAGAAAAAGAGATACCACATGACGTATACTATGGCATACAAACGCTTCGTGCCATTGAGAATTTTCATATAACAGGCATTCCGCTCAAGGTGGAGCCCATTTTCGTACAGGCGTTGGGTTATGTTAAGAAAGGCGCAGCTATGGCTAACCGCGATTTAGGCGTGCTGGATAAAAATATTGCAGATTATATTATCCGGGCATGTGACCGCGTGATTGCCGGCGAGTTCAACGATCAGTTCCTCAGCGATCTGATTCAGGGTGGTGCAGGGACGTCGGTAAATATGAATGCCAACGAGGTGATTGCTAATATTGCATTGGAGATGATGGGGAAAGAAAAAGGACAGTACGAATACTGTCACCCTAACAATCATGTGAACTGCTCACAATCGACCAACGATGCTTATCCGACCGCTTTCCGCATCGCACTGATCAACAAATTATCCGGCTACCAGACTACATTAAGTGAGCTGGCAACGGCATTCGGTGCCAAAGGCGAAGAGTTTAAAGATATATTGAAGATGGGGCGTACGCAGCTGCAGGATGCTGTTCCGATGAGTATGGGAGATGAGTTCAAGGCATTTGCCACCAATATCAACGAAGAGTTTTCGAGGATAGAAGAAAGTAAACGGCTTATTTCCGAAATTAATATGGGAGCCACTGCTATCGGAACCGGTGTGAATGCACCCAAAGGATATTCCCAACTGGTGACTAAACATCTGGCAGATATCACCGGGTTAGCATTGATACTGGCCGGCGATCTGATAGAAGCAACCTACGATACCGGTGCATATGTGCAACTGTCGGGTGTGCTGAAACGTACTGCGGTAAAGATCTCCAAAATATGTAACGATCTGCGGTTGTTATCTTCCGGACCACGTACAGGGCTAAACGAAATTAACCTGCCTCCGATGCAGCCAGGATCTTCTATTATGCCCGGAAAAGTAAATCCGGTTATCCCTGAAGTAGTGAACCAGACAGCTTTTTACGTGATAGGTGCGGATCTGATGGTAACCATGGCGGCAGAGGCAGGCCAGCTGCAGCTGAATGTTATGGAGCCTACCATTGCGTTTGCACTCTTTACTGCCATCACTTATATGAACAATGCCTGCAAAACGCTGAAGGATAAATGTGTGGTAGGAATCACCGCCAATGCCGACCGGACACGGGAGATGGTAATGCAGAGTATTGGTATCGTTACCCAGCTCAATCCTATTATCGGATATGAGAAATGTTCTGCAATTGCCAGGGAAGCGCTGGAAACGGGCAAATCGGTACACGATCTTGCTGTAAAAGAAAAGCAATGGGTGACCCAGGAAAAATGGGATGAAATTTTCACCTTCGATAACCTGATCCGACCTCAATTCAAGCAATAA